The DNA segment TGAATACGAATACAGCAAGGTCTTGGAATCCGAAACTCAGGTAACCACCGACAAAGATGGTAAGGCTACCTTTACTTTCCCTGTGAAAAATGAGGAATCCTATAGAGTTGAACTTACTGCCATGGATTTTAAGGGCAATCCTGCCGTATATGAATATACGATTTTAGGAAACGGTAGGCCTAGGATCTACGGTTATACATGGTATTACATGGAAGGCAAAGCCTCATATAAAACCAATGCAGCGGTCAAACTTTCCATGAAACAGAATGAGTCGCCAATTTCTTCCAGGCAAGATGGTTTCTTGTTCTTTACGGCTCAGAACGGCATACTGGAAAGTTGCGTGCAAGATACTGCCGATTTTAATACGGCATTTAAGCAGGAGCTCATTCCTAACTTTTGGGTCAAGGGAGTCTATTTTGACGGCCGAAATTATCATGAGGCATATGAATTTATTGTAATGTATGACAGGACCGAAAAGGCTCTTAACATTGACATTAAAACAGACAGAAAGGAATACGAGCCCAAAGATACCGTTAACGTTGAAGTAGAAGTCACCGATAGCAGCGGCAGAGCGGTTGAGGCACTGGTGAATTTAAACCTGGTGGATGAGGCGCTCTATGCTCTACGCCAGCAGTATGCGGATATACTAGGTGATATTTATGGTGATATTTATGGTTCAGGCATATATATAACCGGCTTTACTCATGAAACTGCCGATTCGTTGTCGGGTGGCGCTGAAGGCGGCGGTGAGGGAGGTTCTGAACGAAAAGACTTTAAAGATGCAGTGCTATTCAAAACAGTAAGCACCGACAGGCAGGGAAAGGCAAAGTTTTCATTTAAAGTGCCGGATAATCTTACATCTTGGAGGCTTACCTGCCAAGCGGTAACTAATGATCTTTTTGCAGCCACCAAAACTGCACCGGTTATCGTCAAGCTGCCCTTTTTTGTAAGCACAGTTATAAATGACACATATCTAACAGGCGATCAGCCTATGATACCCCTGCGTGCCTTTGGCAATAAACTAAAATCCGGTACATCGGTTTCTTATGAAACAGCGCTTAAAGGCCCGCAAAAAACTATATCCGAGGCACTGACTAAAAATGCCTTTGACGCTGCTTATTGGCAGCTGCCGGCTTTACAAAAGGGCCAATATGACTTGACCGTAACCGGAAAAACTGCGGATGGGCTTACAGACACGCTGACACTGAGTTTTAATGTTGTAGACAGCCTTGTTACGAAACAGCAAGTTGATTTTTGGCTGATGGAGGAAAACCTTCAAATAAAGGGAGCAGAAAATACACCTACAAGTTTAACCTTCACAGATTATGAGCGCAGCCAATACTTAAGCATGCTGCTTAAACTAAGCTGGTTAGACGGCAGCCGCATAGACCAGAAAATCGCGCCACTTAAAGCTCAAAACCTGCTGGAGGAGTATTTCCCGGATTTGAATTTGGCGCTGCCCGGTAAAAGCGGCGAAAATTTGAATCTACTGGAATATCAAACACAGGAAGGCGGCATTGCCATTTTACCTTATAGTGACCAAGATTTAGAGCTTTCGGCAAAACTTGCTTCACTTTACGGTAGCGTCTTTGACAAATCGTCGCTTGCCGATTACTTTTATAAAATTGCAGAAGATCCTAAAGAAAGCCGGGAAAGAAGCATTATTGCTCTATACGGTCTTTCGGCTTTGAACGAACCGGTGCTTACAGAGCTTAAACTTCTGTCAACACAAAAGGACTTGACTGTAAAAGAGCAGCTCTATCTTGCCATGGCCTTTTTGGAAATCGGTGATGAGCCTACAGCATCTCGGTGGATAAAGAGCATTTTAAAGCAAAATGGAGAAGACCTGAAAACTCAAATGCGGATAAAGTGCGGCCAGGATCAGGATGACATACTGGAGGCTACGGCACTTGCATCAATAGTCTGTGCCGGACTGAATCTGGATGAACAAAACAAGCTTGCGGCCTATGTCTTGGATAACTCAACAAAGGATATCCTTCTTTATACGGAGCAGTTGATGTTTTTGGAAAAAGCTCTGCCCAGGCTTTCGAAAAACGCTGTAAGTTTTGATTATCACCTGGACGGTAAAAGCGAAAAGGTAGTGCTTGAACCTCAAGAAACTTTTTGCCTGCTGCTTTCACCGGAAAAACTTGCTAAACTAAAATTTGAAAATATTAAGGGCAAAGTAGGAATTACCGCTGTTTATCCCGCTGCCTTTGACACTTCTTTAGTATCCATTACTGATGGCGTTAAACTAACACGTAGCTATGAAGCGGTTTCAGGCAGGGCCCAGACTTCTTTTAATGCCGGTGATTTAATAAAGGTAAACATCGCTTATGAGTTTGGCCAGACAGCCCCCGATGGTCCATATATCATAACTGATTTTCTTCCGGCAGGATTAAAGATAGTTGAAAGGCCCCACTATCATGATGCGGGTGATGACTACACAAGGTATCCTGTGCAAATCGACGGTCAAAAGGTGATATTTGCAGTTTATGAAAAGAAGAATGGGAGCTTGAATTACTATGCCAGGGTTATCAATCCCGGAGAATTTGCGGCTGAGCCTGCCATAATACAACATATGTCAAGCGGTGTGGTTTACAGTGTAACTAAAGGGGATAGGATGAGTATTAAATGAAAAAAGTTGCTACACTTTTTATAATTATTTGCTTTGGATTGGTATTGACGGGCATCGTAAGGGAGACCAGAAGGGCAGAGACACTTCCGACTCTTGCCCCTTCTGCCCCTGCACCAACCCATCCCAACAACTTCTTCGACCCAAGGTATTTTACCCCGGAATACTCAGTCAAAAAAGAGCTTTGGAATGAAAAGATTTGCGGGGCCGTAGTGCCTCATCATCTGCTGGCACACCAGATGATAGCCGAGGTCTTTTCAAAAATACAGGATGCGCCGCCCAACTTGCTAATTTTGGTGGGGCCAAACCATAAAAACATCGGCTCTCGAATTCTTGTCAGCAGCCTGGGATGGCAGACACCCTTTGGCACTGTGGAGGTAGATAAAGAGGCAGTTGACTATTTGCTGGCCACACATATGGTAAAGCAGGATGATTATGCCTTTAGCGCCGAGCATTCCATGGGTAACCTCATGCCTTTTGTAAAGTATTATCTGCCAAACACCAAAGTTGTGCCCATCATATGCCACCATGATGTATCAAAAAAGGAGGCAGAACAACTGGCTGAGCACCTTTCTCCCTTGCTCAAAAAAGGTGCGGTAATAGTAGCATCCGTAGATTTCTCACACTATCTGGCAAGTCAAGAGGCAGTGCAGATGGACTCGGAAACCCTGAAAGCCATAAGGGAAAAAGATTGGGACCGCATTTTTGCCATGGACAACGACCACCTGGACTCTCCTTCAGCTCTGGGCATCCTGTTTTTTGCCATGGAAAACATGGGTATTACTGACTTTACCGTCCTTGACAATACCAACTCAGGTATTTTGCTGGGCAATGATATGATAGAAACTACTAGTTATATAAGTATGTTATTTTC comes from the Tepidanaerobacter acetatoxydans Re1 genome and includes:
- a CDS encoding Ig-like domain-containing alpha-2-macroglobulin family protein, producing the protein MQKSKRYLALSLAVVILLVFGASLYINRNNPTTAALASEITMEPTKQDSAGADSDTAFILSAKSALDPRFIRENLSVEPAVDFTVARDSKDKQKVLVTPKAPLEPQKIYKFTLSVGDETPLKWAFQTKGDFKVVSTLPRHQATGVPTNTGIEITFSHLNFDKLSEFFTISPNVEGSFELHKKTAVFVPKSLEPDTLYTVTIKKGLPLSASRQTLKEDFTFQFETQEESQDGLGFNFHKSISEFSTSEKPIFQFGYYSWDSMQLPKNIDFTVYRYKTANDYIRALQEKQKIPFWAFRSRQTYLEDVSKLQSVAKFSAPVMDVESTKFIEFPEVMPAGYYIAQANVQNNIRQIWFQVTDLAIYAAVGKNQNLVWVNDLSSGKPVSGAKVQFYGNGKSSTTDDTGLAKLSTSNDAIDGVYAVVSKDNKEAVAAIYPYYQMYPDTELEDDFAKDYWKYLYLDRTLYKPDSTVNFWGIIKPRADKAKNIDKVTVSLLSSELRDNPTIDSKEIPLDGFSFIGNMKLPNLTPGYYFLEVKCEDLVITSRGFEVATYSKPSYQLEVVSSKKAVYVGDKVDFQVKATFFEGTPVPDTPLEYYIQNYGNGSTTTDSEGNAIISFFPKFKQEQYGFLQHSCLFLTAKLPEAGEIETETALFVLNNDICIDASGDVKHGTAAIGIDIDRLTIDKVNSGQADPWDEDAYKSGPAANHPVNVRVYRDVWEKYEAGKYYDFINKKVQTRYEYEYSKVLESETQVTTDKDGKATFTFPVKNEESYRVELTAMDFKGNPAVYEYTILGNGRPRIYGYTWYYMEGKASYKTNAAVKLSMKQNESPISSRQDGFLFFTAQNGILESCVQDTADFNTAFKQELIPNFWVKGVYFDGRNYHEAYEFIVMYDRTEKALNIDIKTDRKEYEPKDTVNVEVEVTDSSGRAVEALVNLNLVDEALYALRQQYADILGDIYGDIYGSGIYITGFTHETADSLSGGAEGGGEGGSERKDFKDAVLFKTVSTDRQGKAKFSFKVPDNLTSWRLTCQAVTNDLFAATKTAPVIVKLPFFVSTVINDTYLTGDQPMIPLRAFGNKLKSGTSVSYETALKGPQKTISEALTKNAFDAAYWQLPALQKGQYDLTVTGKTADGLTDTLTLSFNVVDSLVTKQQVDFWLMEENLQIKGAENTPTSLTFTDYERSQYLSMLLKLSWLDGSRIDQKIAPLKAQNLLEEYFPDLNLALPGKSGENLNLLEYQTQEGGIAILPYSDQDLELSAKLASLYGSVFDKSSLADYFYKIAEDPKESRERSIIALYGLSALNEPVLTELKLLSTQKDLTVKEQLYLAMAFLEIGDEPTASRWIKSILKQNGEDLKTQMRIKCGQDQDDILEATALASIVCAGLNLDEQNKLAAYVLDNSTKDILLYTEQLMFLEKALPRLSKNAVSFDYHLDGKSEKVVLEPQETFCLLLSPEKLAKLKFENIKGKVGITAVYPAAFDTSLVSITDGVKLTRSYEAVSGRAQTSFNAGDLIKVNIAYEFGQTAPDGPYIITDFLPAGLKIVERPHYHDAGDDYTRYPVQIDGQKVIFAVYEKKNGSLNYYARVINPGEFAAEPAIIQHMSSGVVYSVTKGDRMSIK
- the amrB gene encoding AmmeMemoRadiSam system protein B; the protein is MKKVATLFIIICFGLVLTGIVRETRRAETLPTLAPSAPAPTHPNNFFDPRYFTPEYSVKKELWNEKICGAVVPHHLLAHQMIAEVFSKIQDAPPNLLILVGPNHKNIGSRILVSSLGWQTPFGTVEVDKEAVDYLLATHMVKQDDYAFSAEHSMGNLMPFVKYYLPNTKVVPIICHHDVSKKEAEQLAEHLSPLLKKGAVIVASVDFSHYLASQEAVQMDSETLKAIREKDWDRIFAMDNDHLDSPSALGILFFAMENMGITDFTVLDNTNSGILLGNDMIETTSYISMLFSKQKDS